Genomic DNA from Chlorocebus sabaeus isolate Y175 chromosome 6, mChlSab1.0.hap1, whole genome shotgun sequence:
CTGTCCAGTGTTGAATGAGATTGGAGGTGTGACTAAGGGATTTCCATCTGTTATCTTCAGGACTTTTTTCCACTGTGAACTTTCTGGTGTTGAATGAGGTTGAAATGCTGGCTAAAGGATTTCACACAATCACTGCATTTCTCCAGTGTGGATCCTTCGATGTTTAAAAAGACTGGAGTTGTGGCGAAAAAATTTCCCACATTCCCTGCACTCATAAGGCCTTGCTCCAGTGTGAACTCTCTGATGTTTAATGAGGCTGGAATTCTCTCTAAACAATCTCCCACATTCATTGCACTTAAAAGGCTTTTCTCCAATGTGAACTTTTCGATGTTGCATGAGGGTTGAGCTTTGGCTAAAAAATTTCCCACATTCCCTGCACTCATAAGGCTTTGCTCCAGTGTGAACCCTCTGATGTCTAACAAGGGTGGAATTCTCTCTAAAAAATCTCCCACATTCATTGCACTTAAaaggtttttctccagtgtgaacttTTCGATGTTGCATAAGGCTTGAGCTTTGGCTAAAAAATTTCCCACATTCGCTGCACTCATAaggcctttctccagtgtgaacaCGCCAATGTTTGATAAGGTTGGACTTGTGGCTATAGAAttttccacattcactgcactTATAAggtctttctccagtgtgaactctctGATGTTTCATGAGGCTGGAGTTGAAACTAAACAAttttccacattcactgcactcATAAGGCCTTACTCCAGTGTGGATTTTGTGATGCTGAACAAGTGTGGAATTATGCCTGAAAGcttttccacattcactgcatgtaaaaggcttttctccagtgtgaactctctGGTGTTCAATGAGATGAGCATTACGGCTAAAGGATTTTCCACAGTCACTACACCCATAaggcctttctccagtgtgaactaTTTGGTGTATAAAAAGGTTGGACATATCTCTAAATAActtcccacattcactgcattCATAAGGCTTTTTCCCAGTGTGTAGTCTCTGGTGCTGAACAAGTAAATAGTTCTGACCAAAGactttcccacattcactgcattTGAAATGCCTTTCTCCAGCATGAAAGGCCTCCCTACTTTTGGAGCTCCTATGTGACTTCTCTCCCGTGTGAGTCACCTGGTGCTTGAGAATAACTGAGCTGGTCAGGAGGTCCTTCCCAACCTCCCTGCTTTGCAAGGACTTCTCTGATAGTTGAACTTTGCAACTCCTCAAAACTGGGACCCTGCCCTCTTGTCTTTTTAAGGATTTCTCTCCACAGTGCTGCTTCTGGTGTTGCTGAACGTTTGAACTGCACAGTCCTACAGAAGCAGTCTGCTCAGGAGCCTCCTCGACCTCGGCTCCATGCCAACaatctgaaagaagagaaatgttgATGAAGTAAACGTAGTCTTTGGTGTGAGGAGGCAGCAATCTCACAAATGTGTCTGACATACCCAGTAATTATTACCTGGGGCTGCTGGCAGAAATGAGGGGGGCTAGTTCTCAGCAGGGAAGGGCCTGCTATGCAGTGCTGAACCTGGCCAGCTCAAGGatttggggaggcctcatgagCACCAAGGATGCAAGGATTGGGTATAGCACAGGGAGGAGAGGCACAGTCCCCAACACAGTCCTCTGCAAATGGCTTTCCACAGGACTTTGGCTGCTGGAGGCACAGGAACACGGCACAGAAGGTTATGTCCAGGTCCAGAGAAGATCAGCTGCAACCAAACAGCTGGTGCTCAAGGACTATGCAAGGATAAGCGCTCACCTCACCACACATACAGTGAAAGCCACTGCTGAAAGGTGCTGCTGAGGATTGGGTGAAACATGGAGAACAGAGAGGTGGGGAATGGCCCTGGGTCAAATATCAGAATAGAAATAAATGGGTGActgaggaagaaaagacagaaatcagCGACGACTCCTTGCCTTAGTATCAAAATATCTGGGCCTACTGGTATGATATGAACCCATCCCCGAGTTCATACCTCCCTGAGCTCCACCCACCAAGTACCTCTCAGTATGGCTGAAGTCACAACTTCCGAGGCAGGCATGAAGGGCTCCTTCCATGACTCCAGCTGGGTTATATCATGGGTCTTGGAAGATGCAAGTCCTAAGGAAAACAACAGGTGAGTGGCAGCACTGAGCCAGAATGACTTATCCCATCATGgaccacagaaaagaaaacaaaatagtacAGAAAGAACCTTGGAGAAGGGTCTTACAGGAACTACCCAGTCAAACAGCAATCACATTGGTGACTCAATTGCTGGCACAGACAGACACCCAGGTATGTTGGCTAGAGGAGACAGGCAGAATGTAGCGGAATAGAATTACCACAGATCTGCACAGTGTCACCAGGCCACAGAGAGGCCACCAGGGTTAAGATCCATCAAGCTGACTGAAAGACTCCTGACCCCCAAACCCTTTCCTGCACAGCTCTCTGGGGCAGCTCGGGGAGAGAAGATGGTAGTATACGCAGCCCAGGCTGACTACAGTAGCTACTTCAAGATCCTGGAGAAGGAATGAGTGCCCACAATTCAGCTTCGGGAAGAACAGACCTGTCActaggaaaaggaggaagagccaAGTCCAGCCCAGGATGCTGGGGTGGGCTGTGAGAAACTTACCCAGAGAGGACAGAAGTGAAAAGTTCTCCAGCATCACATTGTGGCAGAGGAGCCTCTGAGCCTCATCAAGC
This window encodes:
- the LOC103247080 gene encoding uncharacterized protein isoform X2; the protein is MAAAALRDPTQVLVTAGLLTYHEEGYVTFEDVAVYFSQEEWRLLDEAQRLLCHNVMLENFSLLSSLGLASSKTHDITQLESWKEPFMPASEVVTSAILRDCWHGAEVEEAPEQTASVGLCSSNVQQHQKQHCGEKSLKRQEGRVPVLRSCKVQLSEKSLQSREVGKDLLTSSVILKHQVTHTGEKSHRSSKSREAFHAGERHFKCSECGKVFGQNYLLVQHQRLHTGKKPYECSECGKLFRDMSNLFIHQIVHTGERPYGCSDCGKSFSRNAHLIEHQRVHTGEKPFTCSECGKAFRHNSTLVQHHKIHTGVRPYECSECGKLFSFNSSLMKHQRVHTGERPYKCSECGKFYSHKSNLIKHWRVHTGERPYECSECGKFFSQSSSLMQHRKVHTGEKPFKCNECGRFFRENSTLVRHQRVHTGAKPYECRECGKFFSQSSTLMQHRKVHIGEKPFKCNECGRLFRENSSLIKHQRVHTGARPYECRECGKFFRHNSSLFKHRRIHTGEMQ
- the LOC103247080 gene encoding uncharacterized protein isoform X4, with product MAAAALRDPTQGYVTFEDVAVYFSQEEWRLLDEAQRLLCHNVMLENFSLLSSLGLASSKTHDITQLESWKEPFMPASEVVTSAILRDCWHGAEVEEAPEQTASVGLCSSNVQQHQKQHCGEKSLKRQEGRVPVLRSCKVQLSEKSLQSREVGKDLLTSSVILKHQVTHTGEKSHRSSKSREAFHAGERHFKCSECGKVFGQNYLLVQHQRLHTGKKPYECSECGKLFRDMSNLFIHQIVHTGERPYGCSDCGKSFSRNAHLIEHQRVHTGEKPFTCSECGKAFRHNSTLVQHHKIHTGVRPYECSECGKLFSFNSSLMKHQRVHTGERPYKCSECGKFYSHKSNLIKHWRVHTGERPYECSECGKFFSQSSSLMQHRKVHTGEKPFKCNECGRFFRENSTLVRHQRVHTGAKPYECRECGKFFSQSSTLMQHRKVHIGEKPFKCNECGRLFRENSSLIKHQRVHTGARPYECRECGKFFRHNSSLFKHRRIHTGEMQ
- the LOC103247080 gene encoding uncharacterized protein isoform X3, yielding MAAAALRDPTQQGYVTFEDVAVYFSQEEWRLLDEAQRLLCHNVMLENFSLLSSLGLASSKTHDITQLESWKEPFMPASEVVTSAILRDCWHGAEVEEAPEQTASVGLCSSNVQQHQKQHCGEKSLKRQEGRVPVLRSCKVQLSEKSLQSREVGKDLLTSSVILKHQVTHTGEKSHRSSKSREAFHAGERHFKCSECGKVFGQNYLLVQHQRLHTGKKPYECSECGKLFRDMSNLFIHQIVHTGERPYGCSDCGKSFSRNAHLIEHQRVHTGEKPFTCSECGKAFRHNSTLVQHHKIHTGVRPYECSECGKLFSFNSSLMKHQRVHTGERPYKCSECGKFYSHKSNLIKHWRVHTGERPYECSECGKFFSQSSSLMQHRKVHTGEKPFKCNECGRFFRENSTLVRHQRVHTGAKPYECRECGKFFSQSSTLMQHRKVHIGEKPFKCNECGRLFRENSSLIKHQRVHTGARPYECRECGKFFRHNSSLFKHRRIHTGEMQ
- the LOC103247080 gene encoding uncharacterized protein isoform X1; translation: MAAAALRDPTQVLVTAGLLTYHEEQGYVTFEDVAVYFSQEEWRLLDEAQRLLCHNVMLENFSLLSSLGLASSKTHDITQLESWKEPFMPASEVVTSAILRDCWHGAEVEEAPEQTASVGLCSSNVQQHQKQHCGEKSLKRQEGRVPVLRSCKVQLSEKSLQSREVGKDLLTSSVILKHQVTHTGEKSHRSSKSREAFHAGERHFKCSECGKVFGQNYLLVQHQRLHTGKKPYECSECGKLFRDMSNLFIHQIVHTGERPYGCSDCGKSFSRNAHLIEHQRVHTGEKPFTCSECGKAFRHNSTLVQHHKIHTGVRPYECSECGKLFSFNSSLMKHQRVHTGERPYKCSECGKFYSHKSNLIKHWRVHTGERPYECSECGKFFSQSSSLMQHRKVHTGEKPFKCNECGRFFRENSTLVRHQRVHTGAKPYECRECGKFFSQSSTLMQHRKVHIGEKPFKCNECGRLFRENSSLIKHQRVHTGARPYECRECGKFFRHNSSLFKHRRIHTGEMQ
- the LOC103247080 gene encoding uncharacterized protein isoform X5 produces the protein MLENFSLLSSLGLASSKTHDITQLESWKEPFMPASEVVTSAILRDCWHGAEVEEAPEQTASVGLCSSNVQQHQKQHCGEKSLKRQEGRVPVLRSCKVQLSEKSLQSREVGKDLLTSSVILKHQVTHTGEKSHRSSKSREAFHAGERHFKCSECGKVFGQNYLLVQHQRLHTGKKPYECSECGKLFRDMSNLFIHQIVHTGERPYGCSDCGKSFSRNAHLIEHQRVHTGEKPFTCSECGKAFRHNSTLVQHHKIHTGVRPYECSECGKLFSFNSSLMKHQRVHTGERPYKCSECGKFYSHKSNLIKHWRVHTGERPYECSECGKFFSQSSSLMQHRKVHTGEKPFKCNECGRFFRENSTLVRHQRVHTGAKPYECRECGKFFSQSSTLMQHRKVHIGEKPFKCNECGRLFRENSSLIKHQRVHTGARPYECRECGKFFRHNSSLFKHRRIHTGEMQ
- the LOC103247080 gene encoding zinc finger protein 773 isoform X7; this translates as MAAAALRDPTQGYVTFEDVAVYFSQEEWRLLDEAQRLLCHNVMLENFSLLSSLGLASSKTHDITQLESWKEPFMPASEVVTSAILRGTWWIVGMEPRSRRLLSRLLL